The following proteins are encoded in a genomic region of alpha proteobacterium U9-1i:
- a CDS encoding threonyl-tRNA synthetase, whose amino-acid sequence MSISLKFPDGAERSYDDGVTPLAVAEGISKSLAKKVVAAKIDGAWWDLTRPLEGGGKFELVMRDSADGLEVLRHDAAHVLAQAVQELFPGTQVTFGPVTEDGFYYDFARDEPFSTEDFGKIEKRMKEIVDADLPIIRKVWEKEAAIAHFKSIGEIYKAETIDEVIKPGEPITVYSHGDKWGDLCRGPHLPSTGKLGKAFKLMKLAGAYWRGDQKNQQLQRIYGTAWADEKQLEDYLLRLEEAEKRDHRKLGRQMDLFHMQEEGRGMVFWHEKGLTLWRTIEAYMRRRLDTAGYVEVRTPQVLDRVFWEKSGHWDKYRPNMFVCETVEGETLSLKPMNCPGHVQIFKFGQKSYRDLPLRMAEFGACHRYEPSGSLHGLMRVRAFTQDDAHIFCREDQIEEETTRFIQLAKSIHADFGMASDKIALATRPEMRVGTDEFWDKAEAQMLNAARAAGVEPVIAEGDGAFYAPKLDFSVKDAIGREWTIGTIQLDYQLPDRLDAEYVGEDGAKHRPVMLHRAILGSLERFIGILIENVAGAFPMWLAPVQVVIATITSDADAYAQDVAAEMKKAGLRVELDLRNEKVGYKIREHSLAKVPVIAVVGRKEAEDRAVALRRFGSQEQSVMALDDALATLAKEALPPDLARG is encoded by the coding sequence ATGAGCATCTCTCTCAAATTCCCCGATGGCGCCGAGCGCAGCTACGACGACGGCGTGACGCCTCTCGCCGTCGCCGAAGGCATCTCCAAATCGCTCGCGAAGAAAGTCGTCGCCGCGAAGATCGATGGCGCGTGGTGGGATCTCACGCGTCCGCTTGAAGGCGGCGGCAAGTTCGAGCTCGTCATGCGTGACAGCGCCGATGGCCTCGAAGTGTTGCGCCACGACGCCGCGCACGTGCTCGCGCAAGCGGTGCAGGAATTGTTCCCTGGCACGCAGGTCACATTCGGCCCGGTGACGGAAGACGGCTTCTATTACGACTTCGCGCGCGACGAACCGTTCTCGACGGAGGATTTCGGCAAGATCGAAAAGCGGATGAAGGAGATCGTCGACGCCGATCTGCCGATCATCCGCAAGGTCTGGGAGAAAGAAGCCGCCATCGCCCACTTCAAATCCATCGGCGAAATTTACAAAGCTGAGACGATCGACGAAGTGATCAAGCCGGGTGAGCCGATCACGGTTTATTCGCACGGCGACAAATGGGGCGATCTCTGCCGCGGGCCACACCTCCCATCAACGGGCAAGCTCGGCAAAGCCTTCAAGCTGATGAAGCTCGCCGGCGCCTATTGGCGCGGCGATCAGAAGAACCAGCAGCTGCAACGCATCTACGGCACGGCCTGGGCTGACGAGAAGCAGCTTGAAGATTATTTGCTGCGCCTCGAGGAAGCCGAAAAGCGCGATCACCGCAAACTTGGCCGCCAGATGGATCTCTTCCACATGCAGGAAGAGGGGCGCGGCATGGTGTTCTGGCACGAAAAAGGTCTGACGCTCTGGCGCACGATCGAGGCGTACATGCGCCGACGCCTGGATACGGCGGGTTACGTCGAAGTGCGCACGCCGCAGGTGCTCGACCGCGTGTTCTGGGAAAAATCCGGTCACTGGGACAAATACCGCCCAAACATGTTCGTGTGCGAGACGGTGGAGGGCGAAACGCTGTCGCTGAAGCCGATGAACTGTCCGGGCCACGTGCAGATCTTCAAGTTCGGGCAGAAGAGTTATCGCGATCTGCCGTTGCGCATGGCCGAATTCGGCGCCTGTCATCGCTACGAGCCGTCGGGTTCTCTGCACGGCCTCATGCGCGTGCGTGCGTTCACGCAAGACGACGCGCACATTTTCTGCCGCGAGGATCAGATCGAGGAAGAGACGACGCGTTTCATCCAACTCGCCAAATCCATCCACGCCGATTTTGGCATGGCGAGCGACAAGATCGCCCTCGCGACGCGCCCGGAAATGCGCGTTGGCACGGACGAGTTCTGGGACAAAGCCGAAGCGCAGATGCTCAACGCCGCCCGCGCGGCGGGCGTCGAGCCGGTGATCGCCGAAGGCGACGGCGCCTTCTACGCGCCAAAGCTCGATTTCTCGGTGAAGGACGCCATCGGCCGCGAATGGACGATCGGCACGATTCAGCTCGACTACCAGCTGCCGGATCGTCTCGACGCGGAATATGTCGGTGAGGATGGCGCCAAGCACCGTCCAGTGATGTTGCACCGGGCGATCCTCGGCTCCCTCGAACGTTTCATTGGCATCCTGATCGAAAACGTCGCCGGCGCATTTCCGATGTGGCTCGCGCCTGTGCAAGTCGTGATCGCCACGATCACGTCGGACGCGGACGCCTATGCCCAAGACGTCGCGGCCGAGATGAAGAAAGCCGGACTCCGCGTGGAACTCGATCTGCGCAACGAGAAGGTCGGTTACAAAATCCGCGAGCACTCGCTGGCGAAGGTTCCCGTCATCGCCGTCGTCGGCCGCAAGGAGGCCGAGGACCGTGCCGTCGCGCTGCGTCGCTTCGGCAGCCAAGAGCAAAGCGTGATGGCGTTGGACGACGCACTCGCCACGTTAGCGAAAGAAGCGCTGCCGCCGGACTTGGCGCGGGGATAG
- a CDS encoding 4-amino-4-deoxy-L-arabinose transferase and related glycosyltransferases of PMT family — MLIALIALISGLFGAARMPVMDRDEARFAQATRQMIETGDYVRIRNQEDERNKKPIGIHWLQVASVQAFEPLTGKLNAIWPYRLPSALGAMLAALACLWGGSALMRPREAFLGAALFSAGVLLGFEGMTAKTDAVLVGFTTLAMAALARLYAGSSRPRAIALLFWLAMGCGVLIKGPVTPMVAGLTLIGLAAWERRWDWMKPLAWWPGPLLAAAIVAPWMIAINEATQGRFFAEAIGEDLAPKMSGGAEGHFALPGYHLALFVFLFFPASYALPMGVRLGWRTLRAKANDAAFAGLRFLLAWALPTFLVFELLPTKLAHYTLPTFPALALLCGAGLFAASRERWRITHIIGVVLFVLTGAAIAGLCAAGATFMPGDADAAVRRAISTGLVGAGVIVAAVAALLILRRPALRVGAVVLCALTLSYALRQHVLPEARTLHVSSEAVGALTRARLLPRGEHDFWVVGYRETSFVFMTRTDIKLAEPQEAGRQAEIGDTLMIEGRALPETEGALGGRGLIFARVPEEPVRGLNIGNGDDVSLFIGTVAERPPNPPPSSGELVGDLPPDPAPPTRRPRRERR; from the coding sequence GTGCTGATCGCCCTAATTGCGCTCATCTCCGGGCTGTTTGGCGCCGCGCGGATGCCGGTGATGGACCGCGACGAGGCGCGCTTTGCCCAAGCGACGCGCCAAATGATCGAAACCGGCGATTACGTGCGCATCCGCAACCAGGAAGACGAGCGCAACAAAAAGCCGATCGGCATCCATTGGCTTCAAGTCGCATCGGTGCAGGCGTTCGAGCCGCTGACGGGCAAGCTGAACGCAATCTGGCCCTACCGCCTGCCGTCCGCGCTGGGCGCCATGCTGGCGGCGCTCGCATGCCTGTGGGGCGGCTCGGCGCTGATGCGGCCGCGCGAAGCGTTCCTTGGCGCGGCGCTCTTTTCCGCCGGCGTGCTGCTCGGCTTTGAGGGCATGACCGCGAAAACCGACGCTGTGCTCGTCGGCTTTACGACGTTGGCGATGGCGGCACTGGCGCGACTTTACGCCGGATCGTCAAGGCCGCGCGCGATCGCGCTGTTGTTCTGGCTCGCCATGGGATGCGGCGTACTCATCAAAGGGCCGGTCACGCCAATGGTCGCGGGGCTGACGTTGATTGGCTTGGCGGCCTGGGAACGGCGCTGGGATTGGATGAAGCCGCTCGCATGGTGGCCTGGACCGTTGCTTGCGGCCGCCATTGTTGCGCCGTGGATGATCGCGATCAACGAAGCCACACAAGGCCGCTTCTTCGCCGAAGCGATCGGCGAAGACCTGGCGCCAAAAATGTCTGGCGGCGCCGAGGGGCATTTCGCCCTGCCCGGCTATCACCTCGCGCTGTTCGTGTTCTTGTTCTTCCCGGCGAGCTACGCGCTGCCTATGGGGGTGCGGCTCGGTTGGCGTACGCTGCGCGCGAAAGCCAATGACGCCGCTTTCGCGGGCTTGCGCTTTCTGCTGGCGTGGGCGCTGCCGACGTTTCTGGTGTTTGAACTGCTGCCGACAAAGCTTGCGCATTACACGCTGCCGACATTTCCCGCGCTCGCACTGTTGTGTGGCGCGGGCTTGTTCGCGGCCAGCCGCGAACGCTGGCGGATCACGCATATTATTGGAGTGGTGCTGTTCGTGCTGACCGGCGCAGCCATCGCCGGGCTGTGCGCCGCGGGCGCGACATTCATGCCGGGCGATGCGGACGCAGCTGTGCGGCGGGCGATCTCGACCGGGTTGGTTGGCGCCGGCGTGATCGTCGCGGCGGTCGCGGCGCTGCTGATCCTGCGCCGGCCAGCGTTGCGGGTGGGCGCTGTTGTGTTGTGCGCGCTGACACTGTCTTACGCACTGCGCCAACACGTGTTGCCTGAAGCTCGGACGCTCCACGTTTCATCGGAGGCTGTCGGCGCGCTCACGCGAGCGCGGCTGCTTCCACGCGGCGAACACGATTTCTGGGTGGTTGGCTATCGTGAAACGAGCTTCGTGTTCATGACGCGCACGGACATCAAGCTCGCCGAGCCGCAAGAGGCCGGACGCCAAGCCGAGATTGGCGACACGTTGATGATCGAGGGCCGAGCGCTTCCAGAAACCGAGGGCGCGCTGGGCGGACGCGGCTTGATCTTCGCGCGGGTTCCGGAAGAACCGGTGCGCGGGCTGAACATCGGCAACGGCGATGACGTGTCGCTGTTCATTGGAACTGTGGCTGAGCGGCCGCCCAATCCGCCGCCGTCTAGCGGCGAATTGGTGGGCGACCTGCCACCAGATCCCGCGCCGCCAACAAGAAGGCCAAGGCGGGAACGGCGATAA
- a CDS encoding dolichol-phosphate mannosyltransferase, whose amino-acid sequence MKDEAGNAANLAREIAAALDGRAYEMIFVDDASRDDTRAELAALKRELPALRLVGHRLNAGQSRAVRTGVMAARAPLIGTLDGDGQNDPADLPRLLTRLTRADAPTNLGMVGGIRAKRQDSWAKRVASRVANGVRKSMLNDGAVDSGSGVKVFKREAFLALPYFDHMHRYMAALMLREGFAVEYLDVNHRHRGAGRSKYTNLGRLAANMTDLFGVMWLRTRARSPGGTDEL is encoded by the coding sequence ATGAAGGATGAGGCCGGCAACGCCGCCAATTTGGCGCGCGAGATCGCTGCCGCCCTGGACGGCCGCGCCTACGAAATGATCTTCGTGGACGACGCCAGCCGCGATGACACCCGCGCCGAGTTGGCGGCTCTGAAGCGAGAGCTCCCGGCCTTGCGCCTCGTTGGCCACCGCCTCAACGCCGGCCAGAGTCGCGCAGTACGGACTGGCGTGATGGCTGCCCGGGCGCCGCTCATTGGCACGCTCGACGGCGACGGTCAGAACGACCCCGCCGACCTGCCGCGCCTGCTGACCCGACTCACCCGCGCTGACGCACCCACAAACCTCGGTATGGTGGGTGGCATCCGGGCCAAACGGCAGGACAGCTGGGCCAAGCGCGTGGCCTCACGGGTCGCCAACGGTGTGCGCAAGAGTATGCTGAACGATGGCGCCGTGGACTCCGGCTCTGGCGTCAAAGTGTTCAAACGGGAAGCTTTTTTGGCGCTCCCGTATTTCGACCACATGCACCGCTACATGGCGGCCCTGATGCTGCGCGAAGGGTTTGCGGTCGAATATTTGGATGTTAACCATCGACACCGAGGCGCAGGCCGGTCGAAATACACCAACCTGGGCCGCTTGGCCGCCAACATGACCGATTTGTTCGGCGTGATGTGGCTGAGAACTCGGGCAAGGTCGCCGGGGGGGACAGACGAGCTATGA